Proteins encoded in a region of the Brevundimonas vesicularis genome:
- the dnaN gene encoding DNA polymerase III subunit beta: MKVLVQQPALQRATARVVSAVERRNTIPILSNVLLRAEGDRLSITATDLDIEVVEKLPAEIVQEGEFTVSAATLAEIARNAPPGAELAIEWADHDDPRATVKFGRSRYQLPVLPAGDFPIRGDLTEAVSLTLDAAVLHRLLDRVHFAQSTDETRYYLNGVHLCMVSDEGERVLRTVATDGHRMVRDQTPCGDTERMPSVTIPRKAANEMRRILADLKDAVTLEVASTGLALHTGTGRLITKALDGSYPDYERITPRQWDREITIDRALFKEAIKRVSLISGEKSRSVKMTIADEVLTLTVRNMEAGVAAEEIEVRGEGPSFETGFNAKYLLDLLDQTDADQMLFRVTDPGSPARLDPGPGAKNAEGLVNIVMPVRV, from the coding sequence ATGAAAGTCCTTGTCCAGCAACCCGCGCTGCAACGCGCGACCGCCCGCGTCGTCAGCGCCGTTGAACGCCGCAACACCATTCCGATTCTCTCCAACGTCCTGCTGCGGGCCGAAGGCGATCGGCTGTCGATCACTGCGACGGATCTGGACATCGAGGTCGTCGAGAAGCTGCCGGCCGAGATCGTCCAGGAGGGCGAGTTTACGGTCAGCGCCGCCACCCTGGCCGAGATCGCGCGCAACGCCCCGCCCGGCGCCGAACTGGCGATCGAGTGGGCCGATCACGACGACCCGCGCGCGACGGTCAAGTTCGGCCGATCGCGCTACCAGTTGCCGGTCCTGCCCGCAGGCGACTTCCCCATTCGCGGCGACCTCACCGAGGCAGTCTCGCTCACGCTGGACGCGGCCGTACTTCACCGGCTTCTCGACCGGGTGCACTTCGCCCAGAGCACGGACGAGACCCGCTATTACCTGAACGGCGTCCATCTCTGCATGGTGTCGGATGAGGGCGAGCGCGTGTTGCGAACGGTCGCCACTGACGGGCATCGCATGGTCCGCGATCAGACGCCGTGCGGGGACACCGAACGGATGCCGTCGGTCACCATCCCGCGCAAGGCCGCCAACGAGATGCGCCGGATCCTCGCCGACCTGAAGGACGCGGTGACGCTGGAGGTCGCCAGCACAGGCCTCGCGCTTCATACCGGAACGGGACGCCTGATCACCAAGGCTCTGGACGGCAGCTATCCTGACTATGAGCGGATCACACCCCGCCAGTGGGACCGCGAGATCACCATCGACCGCGCCCTGTTCAAGGAGGCGATCAAGCGCGTCTCCCTGATCAGCGGCGAGAAGTCGCGTTCGGTGAAGATGACGATCGCGGACGAGGTGCTGACGCTGACCGTGCGCAACATGGAGGCTGGCGTCGCGGCCGAGGAGATCGAAGTCAGGGGCGAAGGGCCGTCATTCGAGACCGGCTTCAACGCCAAATATCTGCTCGACCTGCTGGACCAGACCGATGCCGACCAGATGCTGTTCCGCGTCACAGACCCCGGCAGCCCGGCCCGCCTCGACCCCGGCCCCGGCGCGAAGAACGCCGAGGGCCTGGTCAATATCGTCATGCCGGTCCGCGTCTGA
- a CDS encoding HNH endonuclease: protein MKGRAIRYTAEELDWIAERRTWSRDALHRAFVGQFGRSDVSRINLNSLCKRKGWMTGRTGCFAKGQAPANKGKPCAEGRGGRHPNARRTQFVKGAKPHTWRGAGHERIDAKDGYVILIVDEPNPWTGAATRPVHKHRWLWEKANGPIPEGKCLKCLDGDKTNTDPSNWTLIDRGVLPHLNGGRHKKRLAFDEAAPELKPVLMTAAKLKHAVHQRRKSRTEGSVT, encoded by the coding sequence ATGAAGGGCCGCGCGATCAGGTACACCGCCGAGGAACTGGACTGGATCGCCGAACGGCGGACCTGGTCGCGCGACGCCCTTCACCGGGCGTTTGTGGGCCAGTTCGGCCGCTCGGACGTCTCGCGCATCAATCTGAACTCTCTCTGCAAGCGGAAGGGCTGGATGACCGGCCGTACCGGCTGTTTCGCTAAAGGGCAGGCGCCGGCGAACAAGGGCAAGCCGTGCGCGGAAGGCCGGGGCGGACGGCACCCGAACGCCCGGCGGACGCAGTTCGTCAAGGGCGCGAAACCCCACACCTGGCGTGGCGCGGGCCATGAACGGATCGACGCCAAGGATGGCTACGTCATCCTGATTGTTGACGAACCGAACCCTTGGACCGGGGCCGCCACCCGCCCGGTCCACAAACACCGCTGGCTATGGGAAAAGGCCAACGGCCCGATCCCCGAAGGCAAGTGCCTGAAGTGCCTCGACGGCGACAAGACCAACACCGATCCGTCCAACTGGACTTTAATCGATCGCGGCGTTCTCCCGCACCTGAATGGCGGCCGGCACAAGAAGCGCCTCGCCTTCGACGAAGCCGCGCCCGAACTGAAGCCCGTCCTGATGACGGCGGCGAAGCTGAAGCACGCCGTTCACCAGCGTCGAAAAAGTAGAACTGAAGGATCGGTGACATGA
- a CDS encoding DUF7168 domain-containing protein encodes MSERERIAARIRALRAKTVENGCTEAEAMAAAEKLARLLADYNMTMDEADLRASPFGDHVHDAAGTVGLKLWKPASAIAKLTNTRYWTGGRAAPTRITFVGLTHEVEIAAYLLAICERAMRTESAAIMRAVSRLPHIKQAARVMPFLDGMADRLAARILAMIPPHPPGRGLVILRNALITEELARRGVEIETGSARRPMNWGAYHGQRAGDGVTLNPGVAATSAARVLR; translated from the coding sequence ATGAGCGAGCGCGAACGCATCGCCGCCCGCATTCGCGCTCTGCGGGCCAAGACGGTCGAGAACGGCTGCACCGAGGCCGAGGCCATGGCGGCGGCCGAGAAGCTCGCCCGGCTGCTGGCCGACTACAACATGACGATGGACGAGGCCGATCTGCGCGCCTCACCTTTCGGCGACCATGTGCATGACGCCGCCGGCACCGTCGGCCTGAAGCTTTGGAAGCCCGCAAGCGCGATCGCCAAGCTGACCAACACCCGGTACTGGACCGGCGGCCGCGCCGCGCCGACCCGGATCACCTTCGTCGGCCTGACGCACGAGGTTGAGATCGCCGCCTATCTGCTGGCCATCTGCGAACGCGCCATGCGAACGGAATCGGCAGCGATCATGCGTGCCGTCAGCCGCCTGCCACACATCAAACAGGCCGCTCGCGTGATGCCCTTCCTTGACGGCATGGCCGATCGGCTCGCCGCACGGATCCTCGCAATGATCCCGCCCCATCCGCCGGGCCGTGGACTTGTCATCCTGCGCAATGCCCTAATAACCGAAGAGCTGGCCAGGCGCGGTGTCGAGATCGAGACGGGATCCGCTAGGCGGCCGATGAACTGGGGCGCCTACCACGGTCAGCGCGCCGGCGACGGCGTCACCCTCAATCCCGGCGTCGCCGCAACCTCGGCCGCGAGGGTGCTGCGATGA